One stretch of Toxoplasma gondii ME49 chromosome XI, whole genome shotgun sequence DNA includes these proteins:
- a CDS encoding peptide methionine sulfoxide reductase msrB, putative (encoded by transcript TGME49_314000) — translation MPSFVPSIGLKLRSLFRSISPHRTERCSAGDATQPEAQTDHGKGLWKRRWYSSGSSSTTFSQRTMSVPSNEVPAPPRGPNVPAKTEVSRFPSAKTDAQWKVLLTPEQFRVLRKKGTETPGTGYYNKLFPTKGYFACAACRHPLFPASAKFASGCGWPAFDRFFRGSVYMEEDNSFGMKRVEIVCANCGGHLGHLFEGEGFTATNERHCVNSVSIRYIEEGKAIPSSAVTTYKQEKAKQHHHK, via the exons ATGCCTTCCTTCGTCCCTTCAATCGGCCTGAAACTGAGATCGCTTTTCCGGTCCATTTCTCCACACCGGACCGAGCGATGTTCCGCCGGAGACGCGACTCAGCCTGAAGC GCAGACCGACCACGGGAAGGGATTGTGGAAACGCCGATGGTACTCAAGCGGAAGCAGCTCTACCACATTTTCGCAGAGAACGATGTCAGTTCCGTCGAATGAAGTGCCCGCGCCTCCTAGGGGGCCCAATGTTCCCGCGAAGACAGAagtctcgcgtttcccttCAGCCAAGACCGACGCTCAATGGAAGGTGCTGCTCACAC CTGAGCAGTTTCGCGTCCTCCGCAAGAAAGGCACCGAGACTCCTGGAACAG GATACTACAACAAACTGTTCCCAACAAAAGGGTACTTCGCATGCGCAGCGTGCAGACACCCTCTCTTTCCCGCGAGTGCCAAATTCGCATCTGGATGTGGATGGCCCGCCTTTGACCGTTTCTTCAGAG GCTCTGTGTAcatggaagaagacaactcCTTCGGAATGAAACGCGTGGAGATTGTCTGTGCGAATTGCGGCGGTCACCTTGGGCATCTTTTTGAGGGCGAAGG GTTTACGGCGACCAACGAGCGGCACTGTGTGAACTCCGTGTCGATTCGGTACATCGAGGAGGGGAAAGCCATTCCGTCTTCGGCCGTGACCACGTAcaagcaggagaaggcgaagcagcacCATCACAagtga